Within Actinosynnema pretiosum, the genomic segment CTGGCCGGGATGGGCGTGCTCTGCAAGGAGACCCGCGAGTCCACCCTGCGCGTCGCGCCGCCGCTCGTGATCACCCGCGAGGAGCTGGACCACGGCGTGGACGCGCTGGCCGAGGTGCTGTCCCGTTAGGACGGTTCGTCCGGGTGGACCGCTTCGTCCCCGGTGATCTCCGGGGAAATCGAGCAATCCGGAGCGATCACCGCCCCCGTGCGCGCATCATCGTCCGCATGGGTGAGCGCAAGCGGGCGTTGGCGGCCAAGGCGCTGGGGCGGTGGACCGAGCCGGACGAGGTGCGGGCGCGCGGCCGGGAGCTGCGCGCCACCACCGGCCCCGAGGCGCACCGGGAGTTCGTCACGGCCCCGGACCGCCCCTCCGTCGTGGAGTACGTGACCGCCACGAACGAGGGACGCCTGCCGCACCTCGTGCCGCTGCGCCTCCAGCGGATGCTCGCCTCCCCGTTCGCGTTCTTCCGGGGCAGCGCGGGCCTGATGGCGGGCGACCTGGCCGCAGGCCCCCGCAGCGGGCCCACCGCCCAGCTGTGCGGCGACGCGCACGCGGCCAACTTCGGGCTGTACGGCACGCCCGAGGGCAAGATCGTCATGGATGTCAACGACTTCGACGAGACGCTCCCCGGCCCGTGGGAGTGGGACCTCAAGCGCCTGGCCGCCTCGCTCGTGCTCGCGGGCCGCGAGGGCGGCGTGTCCGAGAAGGGCTGCCGCGGCGCCGCCGAGGACGCCGTGCGCGCCTACCGGGGCGCCGTCCGGCACCTCGCCGCCCTGCCGTTCCTGGAGTCCTGGAGCGCGCTCGGCGACGAGTCCGTGCTGTCCAGGGCCAAGGCCGACGACCTCGGCGAGGAGTTCGCCAAGGCCGCCGCCAAGGCCCGCCGCAACACCAGCGCCAAGGTCGCCGCCAAGTGGACCACCCGCGAGGACGGGCACTGGCGCTTCGCCACCGACCCGCCCGTGCTCGACCGGGTCACCGAGGACACCGCCCGCGCCGTCGTGGACGCCCTGCCGTCCTACGTGGACACCCTGCGCGAGTCCCGCTACAACCTGATCATGCGCTACGGCGTGTCCGACGTGGCGTTCCGCGTCGTCGGCACCGGCAGCGTCGGGCTGCGCAGCTACCTGGTCCTGATGCACGGCAACGGCGACGAGGCGCTCGTGCTCCAGGTCAAGGAGGCCAGGCCCTCCGCGCTCGCGCCGTT encodes:
- a CDS encoding DUF2252 domain-containing protein: MGERKRALAAKALGRWTEPDEVRARGRELRATTGPEAHREFVTAPDRPSVVEYVTATNEGRLPHLVPLRLQRMLASPFAFFRGSAGLMAGDLAAGPRSGPTAQLCGDAHAANFGLYGTPEGKIVMDVNDFDETLPGPWEWDLKRLAASLVLAGREGGVSEKGCRGAAEDAVRAYRGAVRHLAALPFLESWSALGDESVLSRAKADDLGEEFAKAAAKARRNTSAKVAAKWTTREDGHWRFATDPPVLDRVTEDTARAVVDALPSYVDTLRESRYNLIMRYGVSDVAFRVVGTGSVGLRSYLVLMHGNGDEALVLQVKEARPSALAPFLGLPPARHEGKRIVHGARLVQAETDILLGWTTVQGRPFIVRQFRNRKGEIDPTLLGRAELEDYGRFAGALLARAHSRSLDPRLLDGYFTGAGQEFDEAFAGYAVDCADRTRADHAEFVRAVHSGVFPALGVEHG